The following proteins are encoded in a genomic region of Palaemon carinicauda isolate YSFRI2023 chromosome 19, ASM3689809v2, whole genome shotgun sequence:
- the LOC137658895 gene encoding elastin-like, with amino-acid sequence MIYDGKPGLGSATESLACDLRQKAWPGICDGKPGLGSAAKKPGLGSAAKEPGLGSAAKEPGLGSAAKEPGLGSAAKEPGLGSAAKEPGLGSAAKEPGLGSAAKEPGLGSAAKEPGLGSAAKEPGLGSAAKEPGLGSAAKEPGLGSAAKNPGLGSAEKKPGLGFAAKKPGLGSAVESLAWDLRRKAWPGICGGKPGLGFATESLAKYL; translated from the coding sequence ATGATCTATGACGGAAAGCCTGGCCTGGGATCTGCGACGGAAAGCCTGGCCTGCGATCTGCGACAGAAAGCCTGGCCTGGGATCTGCGACGGAAAGCCTGGCCTGGGATCTGCGGCAAAAAAACCTGGCCTGGGATCTGCGGCAAAAGAGCCTGGCCTGGGATCTGCGGCAAAAGAGCCTGGCCTGGGATCTGCGGCAAAAGAGCCTGGCCTGGGATCTGCGGCAAAAGAGCCTGGCCTGGGATCTGCGGCAAAAGAGCCTGGCCTGGGATCTGCGGCAAAAGAGCCTGGCCTGGGATCTGCGGCAAAAGAGCCTGGCCTGGGATCTGCGGCAAAAGAGCCTGGCCTGGGATCTGCGGCAAAAGAGCCTGGCCTGGGATCTGCGGCAAAAGAGCCTGGCCTAGGATCTGCGGCAAAAGAGCCTGGCCTGGGATCTGCGGCAAAAAATCCTGGCCTGGGATCTGCGGAAAAAAAGCCTGGCCTGGGATTTGCGGCAAAAAAGCCTGGCCTTGGATCTGCAGTGGAAAGCCTGGCCTGGGATCTGCGGCGGAAAGCCTGGCCTGGGATCTGCGGCGGAAAGCCTGGCCTGGGATTTGCGACGGAAAGCCTGGCGAAGTATCTATGA